A region from the Flexibacter flexilis DSM 6793 genome encodes:
- a CDS encoding DNA methyltransferase: protein MITLLNTDFANHINNIPDKSVDIVCIDPPYLYLKHKLDIPFNEKALFDGIARIIKPEGFVILFGRGTSFYRWNTMLAELGFNFKEEIIWDKSQCSSPLMAISRVHETVSLWSIIGKIHKVKVPYLEMKKHDIGSIVQDIKRMRSIFKDTKSMQAVLDFLENNTVAYHEATYKHRHADNGEHGTMDRCVAVERSTQEGLNEKSIIRSDFSGDFKKNVPTTLCGTKAKDGLKVVTVAQSMACGCNEKSIIRSDYESHDKFTKHYVNADKRCSGNRCTDVAQSITFGLNEKSIIKQVRDHYSAIHPTQKPVKLLKRIMALCFNKKTESISVVDFFAGSGSTLIATLELSQEYPNIQFNGLGCEIDKGYYEDAKQRIDGI from the coding sequence ATGATAACATTACTTAATACTGATTTCGCAAATCACATTAACAATATTCCTGACAAGTCAGTGGATATTGTATGTATAGACCCTCCGTATCTTTATTTAAAACATAAACTTGATATACCTTTTAACGAAAAGGCGTTGTTTGATGGCATCGCAAGGATTATTAAGCCTGAAGGATTTGTTATCTTATTCGGGCGTGGTACTTCGTTTTATCGTTGGAATACAATGCTTGCCGAACTTGGGTTTAATTTCAAGGAGGAAATAATTTGGGATAAATCCCAATGTTCAAGCCCCTTGATGGCTATTAGTAGAGTACATGAAACCGTTTCGTTGTGGTCTATCATAGGTAAGATTCACAAAGTGAAAGTGCCTTATTTGGAGATGAAAAAACATGACATAGGTAGTATTGTGCAGGATATTAAGCGTATGCGTTCAATCTTTAAGGACACTAAGTCTATGCAGGCGGTGCTTGACTTCTTGGAAAACAATACAGTAGCGTATCACGAAGCTACTTATAAGCATCGCCACGCAGATAATGGCGAGCATGGTACAATGGATAGATGTGTAGCGGTAGAGCGCTCTACGCAAGAGGGGTTAAACGAAAAATCTATAATCAGAAGCGACTTTTCGGGAGATTTCAAAAAAAACGTACCGACAACTCTTTGCGGCACAAAAGCTAAGGACGGATTAAAGGTAGTTACTGTTGCTCAATCTATGGCATGTGGCTGTAACGAAAAATCCATTATACGAAGTGATTATGAATCACATGATAAATTTACAAAACACTATGTAAATGCAGACAAAAGATGCTCTGGAAATAGATGTACAGACGTTGCTCAATCTATAACCTTTGGACTAAACGAGAAAAGTATTATCAAACAGGTTCGCGACCATTATTCAGCCATACATCCAACGCAAAAGCCTGTTAAACTACTAAAGCGAATCATGGCTTTGTGTTTCAATAAAAAAACAGAAAGTATATCAGTTGTGGACTTTTTCGCAGGTAGTGGCTCTACCTTAATAGCTACTCTTGAGTTGTCACAAGAATACCCTAATATTCAATTTAATGGCTTAGGGTGTGAGATTGATAAAGGCTACTATGAAGATGCTAAGCAAAGAATAGATGGGATTTGA
- a CDS encoding phage virion morphogenesis protein has translation MATQLVRDCVAITRVELLNESVGSFKKQGWDGKPWAKRKNDKDAGRGILIGKGSGQLWRSLRTDSRGLDIRAFSDKPYAQAHNKGFVGQVVQNVPEHQRHNIKSMRVSQTSLKSRKTYTIKKKVVGSISTVRAHQRKQNIKLPKRQFLGYTVNLGNRMKTQMEARFNELFNNV, from the coding sequence TTGGCCACGCAATTAGTACGTGATTGCGTGGCAATTACCAGAGTAGAGCTGCTGAATGAGAGTGTTGGATCTTTTAAAAAACAAGGCTGGGATGGGAAACCGTGGGCTAAACGAAAAAATGACAAAGATGCAGGTCGCGGCATATTGATTGGTAAAGGCTCTGGCCAGTTATGGCGCAGCCTTCGCACCGATTCGCGCGGACTGGATATTCGCGCATTTTCTGACAAGCCTTACGCACAAGCACACAATAAAGGCTTTGTCGGGCAAGTAGTACAGAATGTACCTGAGCACCAACGGCACAATATCAAGTCTATGCGAGTATCGCAAACCAGCCTTAAGTCTCGTAAAACTTATACGATAAAAAAGAAAGTCGTCGGAAGTATTAGTACAGTTCGGGCGCATCAGCGCAAGCAGAACATCAAGCTCCCGAAACGCCAATTTTTAGGCTATACGGTCAATCTTGGCAATCGCATGAAAACACAAATGGAAGCACGATTTAACGAACTTTTCAACAATGTTTAA
- a CDS encoding phage portal protein family protein, translating to MWDIFKKKPKAIGDNELMQLAFDRLDTTSLQMLAAAKGHKSASEGIVPYFHSERAASLLEWSQGIEFAKNPHMYNRKQLYRTYDNAYRDLHLTGIIGTRITSLQNSKFKVTRELRQDTGAEDLFKNMWFRGYIRDMAMSIFDGYTLAEITEFNDQLTTVSIGNKNLQIREISEISRVNKSHVRPELNKWFAYDYDTASAGFDYTAAPDNLYYIGIGERKDLGLMERITPIALAKRYAQATWGSFNDKLAVPFRTVTMNGQDVKRERKLAEILDKMGAAGWGILHPGEELKFIEVSKSDVHKCFAELMAYCDSQMSISVLHQTGTTNEKSYAGSAAVHQSVAEEVHAADRAFLEYNVNTQLMPRLLAHGYPLHGFKFERDDKTQIPLLDQIKIDDTLMRHYHVSPEYVANKYDVPIEFITEKSSTGGGEAVLKPVNNITDVVEQVAAKKTGKMYYAMPAMYSQKPMSAIMRTEYPVTMASDNTPEFKGLGGLIQKIFDGKAQKIDPDLWQYINDALIEVANEGVGVDLLSVDYTKPDNQLLQFMRDNIFLFSSAKTWQQMREMSQLLYDENGQVRSESEFKRLAKGTHNMYVQYLSVERNTALASGQMFQMWQDFAANTDAYPNLRYETAGDKRVRPSHQELEGIVLPFNDSFWDTYWPQNDWGCRCRVTQTRDKATDKATIVQPTISPIFANNVGKSGIIFKEDAHPYFDVTRSQMNDIKAFTNDKLKI from the coding sequence ATGTGGGATATTTTTAAGAAAAAGCCAAAAGCAATAGGTGATAATGAGCTGATGCAATTGGCATTCGATAGATTAGATACGACTTCATTGCAGATGTTGGCCGCCGCGAAAGGTCATAAATCTGCAAGTGAGGGGATTGTTCCATATTTCCACAGTGAGCGAGCAGCCTCATTGTTGGAGTGGTCGCAAGGCATCGAATTTGCCAAAAACCCACACATGTACAATCGCAAGCAATTGTATCGGACGTATGATAATGCGTACCGCGACTTGCATTTGACAGGCATTATTGGCACTCGAATCACGTCTTTGCAGAATTCAAAATTCAAAGTAACGCGCGAACTTCGGCAAGATACAGGCGCAGAGGATTTGTTCAAAAATATGTGGTTCAGGGGCTATATTCGGGATATGGCCATGAGCATATTTGATGGCTACACACTGGCCGAAATAACGGAATTTAATGACCAATTAACTACCGTTTCAATTGGCAATAAAAATTTACAAATACGCGAAATTTCAGAGATTTCGCGCGTGAACAAATCGCACGTAAGACCAGAGCTTAACAAGTGGTTTGCCTATGATTATGACACCGCATCGGCAGGATTTGACTACACTGCCGCACCCGATAATCTCTATTATATAGGAATCGGCGAGCGCAAAGACTTAGGTCTGATGGAGCGAATTACGCCTATTGCGCTGGCCAAACGATACGCTCAAGCGACTTGGGGAAGTTTCAATGACAAATTGGCCGTACCGTTCAGGACTGTCACTATGAATGGGCAAGATGTCAAGCGAGAGCGTAAATTGGCAGAGATTCTTGACAAGATGGGTGCAGCGGGCTGGGGTATTTTACACCCTGGTGAAGAGCTAAAATTTATTGAGGTGAGCAAGAGCGATGTACATAAGTGCTTCGCGGAATTGATGGCATATTGCGACAGCCAAATGTCTATTTCTGTATTACACCAGACTGGCACAACGAACGAAAAATCCTATGCAGGTTCGGCGGCGGTGCATCAATCTGTGGCCGAAGAAGTACACGCTGCCGACCGTGCGTTTTTGGAATACAACGTCAATACGCAGCTCATGCCGCGATTGCTGGCACACGGCTATCCATTGCATGGCTTCAAATTCGAGCGAGACGACAAGACACAGATTCCTTTACTTGACCAAATCAAGATTGATGATACGCTGATGCGGCACTACCATGTAAGCCCTGAGTATGTGGCCAATAAGTACGATGTACCGATTGAATTTATCACGGAAAAATCAAGCACTGGCGGCGGCGAGGCGGTATTAAAACCAGTCAATAATATTACCGACGTAGTCGAGCAAGTGGCGGCCAAGAAAACGGGAAAAATGTATTACGCTATGCCAGCAATGTATTCGCAAAAGCCGATGTCCGCGATTATGCGCACGGAATACCCTGTAACAATGGCCAGCGATAACACGCCTGAATTTAAAGGACTTGGCGGCCTGATTCAAAAAATATTTGATGGCAAAGCGCAGAAGATTGACCCAGACTTATGGCAATATATCAATGACGCGCTTATCGAAGTAGCCAATGAGGGCGTGGGTGTTGATTTACTTTCAGTAGATTATACGAAGCCCGATAATCAATTACTACAATTCATGCGCGACAATATATTTCTGTTTTCGTCCGCCAAGACGTGGCAGCAGATGCGCGAGATGTCGCAGCTATTATACGACGAAAACGGGCAAGTGCGTAGTGAATCTGAGTTCAAGCGATTAGCGAAAGGTACACATAACATGTACGTGCAGTATCTGAGCGTTGAACGCAACACCGCACTCGCGTCTGGGCAAATGTTTCAGATGTGGCAGGATTTTGCCGCCAATACGGATGCCTATCCTAACCTACGCTATGAGACCGCAGGCGACAAGCGTGTACGTCCTTCGCATCAAGAATTGGAAGGCATTGTGCTACCGTTCAACGATTCGTTTTGGGATACTTATTGGCCACAAAATGATTGGGGTTGTCGCTGCCGCGTAACGCAAACACGTGATAAGGCCACGGATAAGGCTACGATTGTACAGCCTACCATTAGCCCAATATTCGCCAATAACGTGGGCAAGTCGGGCATCATATTTAAAGAAGACGCGCACCCATACTTCGACGTAACGCGCTCACAAATGAATGACATCAAGGCATTTACAAACGACAAACTCAAAATATGA
- a CDS encoding CHAP domain-containing protein, with product MAKAIILAWLALLVHTNSHCQSAGDLACVEKTYLSQVGVREATGRNDGKAVAQYLRTCGLGTGYSWCAAFVNYCLTSCDFKTNNNAWAAAWFPDQKIIWTPTKPIGQPRTGDCVGFRFGKSQRISHIGFVHEWGRKSVVTVEGNTNMAGSREGDGVYCRRRPIGVIAAVSRWTGGVR from the coding sequence ATGGCAAAGGCAATTATTCTCGCTTGGCTTGCTCTCCTTGTACATACTAACAGTCATTGCCAATCTGCTGGCGATTTAGCTTGTGTAGAAAAAACGTATCTCTCTCAAGTCGGCGTAAGAGAAGCGACTGGCCGCAATGACGGCAAAGCAGTAGCCCAATACCTGCGAACGTGCGGGCTTGGCACTGGCTATTCGTGGTGCGCCGCGTTTGTCAATTACTGCCTAACGAGTTGCGATTTTAAAACGAATAATAACGCTTGGGCAGCCGCTTGGTTTCCCGACCAAAAAATAATATGGACACCGACCAAACCAATAGGTCAGCCACGCACTGGCGATTGTGTCGGGTTCAGATTTGGCAAATCACAGCGAATCAGCCATATAGGATTCGTGCATGAGTGGGGTCGCAAGTCTGTTGTTACGGTGGAAGGTAACACGAACATGGCTGGCTCTCGCGAAGGTGATGGCGTGTATTGCCGTCGCCGCCCTATTGGTGTCATCGCTGCGGTATCTCGCTGGACTGGAGGTGTCCGATGA
- a CDS encoding Clp protease ClpP gives MAKNIPYVVMQATDSRTAYIVIQGDISWWSEMNNSDAFTRKIDEAITAGCVNVNLYINSGGGDTHQANEMCNQLTRFKGKKIGYIGALCASAATLLACTMDEVYAMPNTLYMVHNPCLMAYGGLKEFESAKQLWQITKDNAAELYAKKTGKPLNQIIAMMDAETWFSAKSAKEYGWITDIIDAIPFGVSEDPAAILEELYKPYSEAIKEQLTSMQSKLTASVTMYSVNNQVTITTDNNNNMEGKKIAVALGLAETADENAIMAAIAGMKSQNENFATMQREQVKQYVTSMIASGKATEAERQHWESLGNASMTLLQSTAEKLTARMSASRTITPSGGTPPADEKEYKTLIELMADGEAFDRERNGKTQLYMSLYKAHYGFEPKF, from the coding sequence ATGGCGAAGAATATACCATACGTAGTAATGCAGGCGACGGATAGCCGTACTGCGTATATCGTGATACAAGGCGATATATCGTGGTGGTCCGAGATGAACAACTCGGATGCGTTTACGCGAAAAATTGATGAGGCAATCACGGCAGGTTGCGTGAACGTAAACCTGTATATCAATAGCGGCGGCGGTGACACACATCAGGCGAATGAAATGTGTAATCAATTGACCCGATTTAAGGGGAAAAAAATAGGGTATATCGGCGCATTGTGTGCCAGCGCAGCGACGTTGCTGGCATGTACAATGGACGAAGTTTATGCAATGCCTAACACGCTGTATATGGTCCATAACCCATGCTTAATGGCTTATGGCGGCCTAAAAGAATTTGAATCGGCCAAACAACTGTGGCAGATAACCAAGGATAATGCCGCTGAGCTATATGCAAAAAAAACAGGCAAGCCACTGAATCAGATTATTGCGATGATGGATGCTGAAACTTGGTTTTCGGCGAAGTCAGCCAAAGAATATGGCTGGATAACTGACATAATCGACGCGATTCCGTTTGGGGTATCGGAAGACCCCGCAGCAATACTGGAGGAGTTGTATAAGCCTTATTCGGAGGCGATAAAAGAACAGCTTACCAGTATGCAATCAAAGCTAACTGCATCGGTAACGATGTATTCGGTGAACAATCAAGTAACTATCACAACAGACAATAATAATAATATGGAAGGCAAGAAAATAGCCGTTGCCCTTGGGTTGGCCGAAACAGCCGACGAAAATGCGATTATGGCGGCCATTGCTGGCATGAAGTCGCAGAATGAGAATTTTGCAACAATGCAGCGTGAGCAGGTTAAGCAATACGTTACTTCGATGATTGCATCGGGCAAAGCCACCGAAGCCGAACGCCAACATTGGGAATCGCTTGGAAATGCGAGCATGACCCTATTACAATCGACTGCCGAGAAGCTAACTGCTCGAATGAGTGCGTCTCGAACTATTACACCTTCAGGAGGTACGCCGCCTGCCGATGAAAAAGAATATAAAACGCTGATTGAGTTAATGGCTGACGGAGAGGCGTTTGACCGCGAGCGTAATGGCAAAACGCAATTGTACATGAGCTTGTACAAAGCCCATTATGGGTTTGAGCCGAAGTTTTAA
- a CDS encoding DUF2586 family protein, which produces MHSFSGPSFTKSQGGLGRTGVSDEGYMGLLCGAVAVSGFELGTVYKVDSLAYAEDTLGLTASYDANNHLLLHHHIERFFEYAPNGTLFIMGVSRSVTFENMCDLANDYLKKLLRSDVHGRKLKCVGILRNAIVGYGHAYDNGVDADVQAAALKADLLCKDLFDDKIYVDNIVFETRLEPGEPIADAASWRDIGTEYCSALVAQDPVIAALDSAYAGYAEVGSFLGMVAVRKVSECVGSVAIENKPSAWLGVESYPLTRISREWWLTASLTNGTAYSALSNAQKTALDSKGYIYAGVYEGYDGVYFSDSHTAASVTSDYAYIEDNRVWNKAARIARAALLPNMKGNVEVDATTGNLLSTWVTYLKNKGEKALSVMALANELSGNPVLTIPVEQDVLAQNGITMSIQYVRNGILRTLTGTIGAVKKIS; this is translated from the coding sequence ATGCACTCATTTTCAGGACCTTCGTTCACCAAATCGCAAGGCGGTTTAGGTAGAACTGGTGTAAGCGATGAGGGCTACATGGGTTTACTGTGTGGCGCAGTCGCTGTATCAGGATTTGAGCTTGGCACAGTTTATAAGGTAGATTCACTTGCTTACGCTGAAGATACGCTTGGCTTGACCGCTTCGTACGATGCGAATAATCATCTATTGTTGCACCATCACATCGAACGTTTTTTTGAATATGCACCCAACGGAACACTTTTCATTATGGGCGTATCGCGCTCTGTTACGTTTGAAAACATGTGCGATTTGGCCAATGATTATCTGAAGAAGCTCTTGCGTTCTGATGTGCACGGCCGTAAGCTCAAGTGCGTTGGGATTCTCAGAAATGCCATTGTTGGCTATGGTCACGCATACGACAATGGTGTCGATGCCGATGTTCAGGCGGCTGCTTTGAAAGCTGATTTGTTATGCAAAGATTTGTTTGATGATAAAATTTATGTGGACAACATCGTTTTTGAAACGCGATTAGAGCCAGGTGAACCGATTGCTGATGCTGCCTCTTGGCGCGACATTGGCACAGAATACTGCTCTGCACTCGTAGCTCAAGACCCCGTTATCGCTGCCTTAGATTCGGCTTACGCTGGATACGCCGAAGTAGGCTCATTTTTGGGGATGGTGGCCGTCCGCAAAGTATCTGAGTGTGTTGGCTCGGTAGCCATTGAGAATAAACCATCGGCGTGGCTGGGCGTGGAGAGCTATCCACTTACCCGTATTTCGCGGGAATGGTGGCTGACGGCATCACTTACCAATGGTACGGCTTATTCTGCTTTGTCTAATGCTCAAAAAACGGCATTGGACAGCAAAGGCTATATCTATGCAGGCGTTTATGAAGGGTATGATGGTGTCTATTTCTCGGACTCCCATACCGCCGCATCTGTAACCAGTGATTATGCCTACATCGAAGATAATCGCGTATGGAATAAAGCAGCCCGTATCGCTCGCGCTGCGTTGTTGCCGAATATGAAAGGCAATGTAGAAGTCGATGCTACTACAGGTAACCTATTGAGTACATGGGTTACTTACTTGAAAAATAAAGGCGAAAAGGCTTTGAGCGTGATGGCATTAGCCAATGAGTTAAGCGGTAATCCCGTTTTAACTATACCTGTGGAGCAGGACGTGTTGGCGCAAAATGGTATCACCATGAGCATCCAATATGTGCGCAATGGAATTCTAAGAACTTTAACAGGCACTATTGGTGCGGTCAAAAAAATCAGCTAA